One window from the genome of Dyella sp. A6 encodes:
- a CDS encoding ParB/RepB/Spo0J family partition protein, producing MAAAKKRGLGRGLDALLGGEGAAATVATGEQEGELRTLPIQQIQPGKYQPRRHWNEDALDELAASIKAQGLIQPVVVRAIGKNSYELIAGERRWRAAQRAQMSEIPALVKDVTEAAVPAMALIENIQRQDLTPLEEADALKRLIDDFGLTHQQAADAVGRSRASVSNLLRLTELPAPIKRLLDDGKLEMGHARCLVTLDEAIALTLARQASTLGWSVRELEDAARKAQTAPKGKAKASSARDPNIDALERELAERFATRVELAQGRGGRGKLVIHYHSNDELDGILGKLR from the coding sequence ATGGCCGCTGCGAAGAAACGAGGTCTGGGACGCGGGCTCGATGCCCTGCTGGGCGGCGAAGGTGCTGCCGCCACGGTGGCGACAGGCGAGCAGGAAGGTGAGCTGCGGACCCTGCCGATCCAGCAGATCCAGCCCGGCAAGTATCAGCCGCGCCGGCACTGGAACGAAGACGCGCTGGACGAGCTGGCCGCATCGATCAAGGCGCAGGGCCTGATCCAGCCGGTGGTGGTCCGTGCCATCGGCAAGAACAGCTACGAGCTGATTGCCGGCGAGCGCCGCTGGCGCGCCGCCCAGCGCGCGCAGATGAGCGAGATCCCGGCGCTGGTGAAGGACGTGACCGAGGCCGCCGTGCCGGCCATGGCACTGATCGAGAACATCCAGCGCCAAGACCTGACCCCGCTGGAAGAGGCCGACGCGCTGAAGCGTCTGATCGACGATTTCGGCCTCACCCATCAGCAGGCTGCCGACGCGGTGGGTCGTTCGCGCGCCTCGGTGTCCAACCTGCTTCGCCTTACCGAGCTGCCTGCACCGATCAAGCGCCTGCTTGACGATGGCAAACTCGAAATGGGGCATGCCCGCTGCCTAGTGACCCTGGACGAAGCCATCGCCCTGACCCTGGCGCGGCAGGCATCCACCCTGGGCTGGTCGGTGCGTGAACTGGAAGACGCCGCACGCAAGGCGCAGACCGCGCCGAAGGGCAAGGCGAAGGCATCCTCAGCACGCGATCCCAATATCGATGCACTGGAGCGCGAGCTGGCCGAGCGTTTCGCGACCCGGGTCGAACTGGCGCAGGGGCGCGGTGGTCGTGGCAAGCTGGTGATCCATTACCACAGCAACGACGAGCTTGACGGCATCCTCGGCAAGTTGCGCTGA
- a CDS encoding DUF488 domain-containing protein has translation MGISIKRVYEPAERSDGVRVLVDRLWPRGLKKEDAAVDLWLRELAPSAALRGWFGHDPARWEGFRHRYASELDDQVDLWRPLAQQSRRQRVTLLFGARDEEHNNAVVLKAYLEHWLTTHGPA, from the coding sequence GTGGGCATCAGCATCAAACGCGTCTACGAGCCGGCAGAGCGCTCGGATGGCGTGCGCGTGCTGGTCGACCGCCTGTGGCCTCGCGGACTCAAAAAGGAAGACGCCGCGGTCGACCTGTGGTTGCGCGAGCTGGCCCCATCCGCGGCGCTGCGAGGCTGGTTCGGGCACGATCCGGCGCGTTGGGAAGGCTTCCGTCATCGCTATGCGAGCGAACTGGATGACCAGGTCGATCTCTGGCGCCCATTGGCCCAGCAGTCGCGGCGCCAGCGGGTGACCCTGCTGTTCGGCGCGCGCGACGAGGAGCACAACAATGCCGTGGTGCTGAAGGCCTACCTGGAACACTGGCTGACCACACACGGGCCGGCATGA
- a CDS encoding glycosyltransferase, with the protein MPQLSIVVPVFNERDNIPPLLAEIAAALRGKVDYEVIYVDDDSADDSRAVLAAQKAQHPELRVLHHVTRSGQSTAVWNGVRAAASPWIATLDGDGQNDPADIPNLLSARSAAASEVKLFAGWRTTRRDSFNKRISSKIANAVRSRMLKDATPDTGCGLKLFEREVFLRLPYFDHMHRYLPALVKRAGFQSQSVPVGHRPRTAGTSKYGMLDRLWVGLADLRGVAWLMRRGKVTRVEED; encoded by the coding sequence ATGCCCCAGCTTTCCATCGTCGTGCCGGTCTTCAACGAGCGCGACAACATTCCGCCGTTGCTGGCCGAAATCGCCGCTGCCCTGCGCGGCAAGGTCGACTACGAAGTGATCTACGTCGACGACGATTCCGCCGATGACAGCCGCGCCGTGCTGGCCGCGCAGAAGGCCCAGCATCCGGAGTTGCGCGTGCTGCACCATGTCACCCGCAGCGGCCAGAGCACGGCGGTATGGAATGGCGTGCGCGCGGCGGCGTCGCCGTGGATCGCCACCCTGGACGGCGACGGCCAGAACGATCCGGCCGATATCCCCAACCTGCTCTCTGCCCGGTCGGCGGCTGCGTCGGAGGTGAAGCTGTTCGCCGGCTGGCGCACCACCCGGCGCGACAGTTTCAACAAGCGCATTTCATCGAAGATCGCCAACGCGGTGCGCTCGCGCATGCTCAAGGACGCCACGCCCGACACGGGCTGCGGGCTGAAGCTGTTCGAGCGCGAGGTGTTCCTGCGCCTGCCCTATTTCGATCACATGCATCGCTACCTGCCGGCGCTGGTCAAGCGCGCCGGCTTCCAGAGCCAGAGCGTGCCGGTCGGTCACCGGCCGCGCACCGCCGGTACGTCGAAGTACGGCATGCTCGACCGCCTGTGGGTGGGTCTGGCCGACCTGCGTGGCGTGGCCTGGCTGATGCGTCGGGGCAAGGTGACCCGGGTCGAGGAAGACTGA